A window of the Halobacterium hubeiense genome harbors these coding sequences:
- a CDS encoding archease: MSYELREHTADVAVEATADSLGAVFAAVADGMAAAMTAETPDAGSRFTFEERAESREALLFDYLDRLIYERDVRNVLPVDHDAAVREADGEWVVEGSARGVPLNEVHARDLKAVTYSEMDLSEREADGGWHAYVVFDV, translated from the coding sequence ATGAGCTACGAACTCAGGGAGCACACCGCCGACGTCGCCGTGGAAGCGACCGCCGACAGCCTCGGCGCCGTGTTCGCGGCGGTCGCCGACGGCATGGCCGCCGCGATGACCGCGGAGACCCCCGACGCCGGCAGCAGGTTCACGTTCGAGGAGCGCGCGGAGAGCCGGGAGGCGCTGCTGTTCGACTACCTCGACCGGCTCATCTACGAGCGCGACGTGCGCAACGTCCTCCCGGTCGACCACGACGCCGCGGTCCGCGAGGCGGACGGCGAGTGGGTCGTCGAGGGGAGCGCGCGCGGCGTCCCGCTGAACGAGGTCCACGCCCGCGACCTGAAGGCGGTCACGTACTCCGAGATGGACCTCTCGGAGCGCGAGGCCGACGGCGGCTGGCACGCGTACGTCGTCTTCGACGTCTGA
- the priS gene encoding DNA primase small subunit PriS: MEERTRAYLRGRFGDFYRRSEVQLPPRADDREWGYIPWTSGPDTTMVRHKSTLDLGNTSAFLERQRPRHVYFSAGFYETPGASTMEQKNWLGSDLVFDLDADHLPSVTLGEDTYAQMLAKCKDALYRLLDFLERDFGFEDLTVTFSGGRGYHVHVRDEGVHDLEREQRREIVDYVRGNELDLDSLVREETVEGLGLKNPTNKRVLPADGGWGRRVTERLGEFADDLLERGEDDAVEYLSGMEGVGEKSARAIYNAVANNTDAVKRGNVDVHPAFLKVARKYVAETIEAENAPIDEPVTTDTNRLIRLPGTLHGGSGLHVQRLTREELDDFDPLVDAVPETFVGHDITVDVKEARTLELLGETLTVEPGVVSVPEYAGVFLMARGTAEKAKQ; the protein is encoded by the coding sequence ATGGAGGAACGGACCCGCGCGTATCTCCGGGGGCGCTTCGGCGACTTCTACCGCCGCTCGGAGGTACAGCTCCCGCCGCGCGCCGACGACCGCGAGTGGGGGTACATCCCGTGGACGTCGGGGCCGGACACGACGATGGTCCGGCACAAGTCCACGCTCGACTTGGGGAACACGTCGGCGTTCCTCGAACGACAGCGCCCCCGCCACGTCTACTTCTCGGCGGGGTTCTACGAGACGCCGGGCGCGTCCACGATGGAGCAGAAGAACTGGCTGGGCTCCGACCTCGTCTTCGACCTCGACGCCGACCACCTGCCGAGCGTGACGCTCGGCGAGGACACGTACGCGCAGATGCTCGCGAAGTGCAAGGACGCCCTCTACCGGCTGTTGGACTTCCTCGAACGCGACTTCGGGTTCGAGGACCTGACGGTGACGTTCTCCGGCGGCCGCGGCTACCACGTGCACGTCCGCGACGAGGGCGTCCACGACCTCGAACGCGAGCAGCGCCGAGAAATCGTCGACTACGTGCGCGGGAACGAACTCGATTTGGACTCGCTCGTGCGCGAGGAGACCGTCGAGGGACTCGGGTTGAAGAACCCGACGAACAAGCGCGTGCTGCCCGCCGACGGCGGCTGGGGGCGGCGAGTCACCGAGCGCCTCGGCGAGTTCGCCGACGACCTCCTGGAGCGCGGCGAGGACGACGCCGTCGAGTACCTCTCCGGGATGGAGGGCGTCGGCGAGAAGTCCGCGCGCGCCATCTACAACGCCGTCGCGAACAACACCGACGCCGTCAAGCGCGGGAACGTGGACGTCCACCCGGCGTTCCTGAAGGTCGCGCGGAAGTACGTCGCGGAGACCATCGAAGCCGAGAACGCGCCCATCGACGAGCCCGTGACGACGGACACGAACCGCCTAATTCGGCTTCCCGGGACGCTGCACGGCGGGAGCGGCCTGCACGTCCAGCGGCTCACCCGCGAGGAGCTGGACGACTTCGACCCGCTGGTGGACGCCGTCCCGGAGACGTTCGTCGGCCACGACATCACCGTCGACGTGAAGGAGGCGCGCACGCTGGAACTGCTCGGGGAAACGCTTACGGTGGAACCGGGCGTCGTATCGGTCCCAGAGTACGCGGGCGTCTTCCTGATGGCCCGCGGCACCGCGGAGAAAGCCAAACAATGA
- a CDS encoding GNAT family N-acetyltransferase — protein MSVTVDERVVPPGSDEHLDEAWDLKERIREDEALLKQRRGFFANAYRRSTVYCFLDGDEMVGFAAARSDGYILFLAVAPEYRGEGYGERLVARVTEDAGKASCHARQSNESAVSFYEHLGFSVEREIDNYYEDGEGAYYLRLGDRARIRDRISELLRGSR, from the coding sequence GTGAGCGTCACAGTCGACGAGCGCGTGGTCCCGCCGGGGAGCGACGAACACCTCGACGAAGCGTGGGACCTCAAAGAGCGCATCCGGGAGGACGAAGCCCTCCTCAAGCAGCGACGCGGCTTCTTCGCGAACGCCTACCGGCGCTCGACGGTCTACTGCTTCCTCGACGGCGACGAGATGGTCGGCTTCGCGGCGGCGCGCTCGGACGGCTACATCCTGTTTCTCGCGGTCGCCCCCGAGTACCGCGGCGAGGGCTACGGCGAGCGGCTCGTCGCGCGCGTCACCGAGGACGCCGGGAAGGCGTCGTGTCACGCCCGGCAGAGCAACGAGAGCGCGGTGTCCTTCTACGAGCACCTCGGGTTCAGCGTCGAGCGCGAAATCGACAACTACTACGAGGACGGCGAGGGCGCCTACTACCTCCGGCTGGGCGACCGCGCCCGCATCCGCGACCGCATCTCCGAACTGCTGCGCGGCAGCCGGTAG
- a CDS encoding DUF502 domain-containing protein — MLGGSRPDGERMQRAGESAYDRVREAALTGVTVVVPLLVTLYVLSIAVGVVDDLLEPLARVLASTNVAPNASETIVDLVGVLVVVALTLLVGFAASFRSGERVLAYFDAVLERVPGVGAVYKSFRQMSDVMVESDADNFQSVKLVEFPHQDAYTLGFLTTETPSAVADAAGHDEMLTLFLPLAPNPVMGGHLTHVPAERVMDVDMTVEEGMRAVVTMGVAVSSEDGATDGLSRERLERLTGEEIAQTQVSEGDE; from the coding sequence ATGCTAGGCGGCAGCCGCCCCGACGGCGAGCGGATGCAGCGCGCCGGCGAGTCCGCGTACGACCGCGTCCGCGAGGCCGCGCTCACCGGCGTCACGGTGGTCGTCCCGCTGCTCGTGACGCTGTACGTGCTCTCCATCGCCGTCGGGGTCGTCGACGACCTCCTCGAACCGCTCGCGCGAGTGCTGGCGAGCACGAACGTCGCGCCGAACGCCTCCGAAACCATCGTCGACCTCGTCGGCGTGCTCGTGGTGGTCGCACTCACGCTCCTCGTCGGGTTCGCGGCGTCGTTCCGGTCCGGGGAGCGCGTGCTGGCGTACTTCGACGCCGTGCTCGAACGCGTCCCCGGCGTGGGCGCAGTCTACAAGAGCTTCCGGCAGATGAGCGACGTGATGGTCGAGAGCGACGCGGACAACTTCCAGTCCGTGAAGCTCGTGGAGTTCCCGCATCAGGACGCGTACACGCTCGGGTTCCTGACGACGGAGACGCCGAGCGCGGTCGCGGACGCCGCCGGCCACGATGAGATGCTGACGCTGTTCCTGCCGCTCGCGCCGAACCCCGTGATGGGCGGCCACCTCACGCACGTGCCCGCCGAGCGCGTGATGGACGTGGACATGACCGTCGAGGAGGGGATGCGCGCGGTCGTGACGATGGGGGTCGCGGTGTCCTCCGAGGACGGCGCGACCGACGGGCTCTCGCGGGAGCGCCTCGAACGGCTGACCGGCGAGGAAATCGCGCAGACGCAGGTCTCGGAGGGCGACGAATGA